GATCTCGGCGGATCTGAAGATCCGCCCGGTCAAGACGTTTCCCGCCATTACTGCCAAGGCCGCGTAGAGATCATGAGCAACAACGACCGCGACCAGCGTATCGGCGACGTCATGCTGGACATGCAGAACATCTCGCTGTCCTTCGGCGGCGTGAAGGCGCTGACGGACATATCCTTCAACGTGCGCGAACACGAGATCCGCGCCATCATCGGCCCCAACGGCGCCGGCAAGAGCTCGATGCTCAACGTCATCAACGGCGTCTACACGCCGCAGCAGGGCGGCATCGAATTCCGCGGCGAACGCTTCTCGCGCATGAATCCGCGCCGCGCCGCTGAAATGGGCATCGCGCGCACGTTCCAGAACCTGGCCCTGTTCAAGGGCATGAGCGTGCTGGACAACATCATGACCGGCCGCAACCTGCGCATGAAGTGCGGGCTGCTGGCCCAGGCCTTCCGCCTGGGGCCGGCCGAGCGCGAAGAGATCAAGCACCGCGAATTCGTCGAGAACATCGTCGACTTCCTGGAAATCCAGGCCTACCGCAAGACGCCCGTGGGCCGCCTGCCCTACGGCCTGCAAAAGCGCGTGGACCTGGGCCGCGCGCTGGCGATGGAGCCGCGCCTGCTGTTGCTGGACGAGCCCATGGCCGGCATGAACATCGAAGAGAAGCAGGACATGAGCCGCTTCATCCTGGATGTGAACGACGAGTTCGGCACCACCATCGTGCTGATCGAGCACGACATGGGCGTGGTCATGGATATCTCGGACCGCGTCGTGGTGCTGGACTACGGCAAGAAGATCGGCGACGGCAAGCCGGACGAGGTCCGTGCCAACGAAGACGTCATCCGAGCTTACCTTGGCGTCGGCGGCGAAGCCGCCGTCGCCAAGGACGCGCCTGCGCAGGAGGGAGCCCCCTCCCCTAACCCTCCCCCCAAGGGGGAGGGAGAAAGCAAGCCGGCAACGCTGAACTAGGAAGCGGACATGGGATTTTTTCTAGAGACCTTACTCGGCGGCCTGATGAGCGGCATGCTGTATGCCCTGATCGGCCTGGGCTTCGTGCTGATCTTCAAGGCTTCGGGCGTCTTCAACTTCGCGCAGGGCGCGATGGTGCTGGTCGCCGCGCTGTCCATGGCCCGCTTCTCGGAGTGGCTGCCGCGCTGGTTCGGCTTTGACAACATGATCCTGGCCAACGTGCTGGCATTCATCGTCAGCGCCATCGTGATGTTCCTGCTGGCGGTCGCCATCGAACGCTTCGTGCTGCGCCACCTGGTCAACCAGGAAGCCACCACCCTGCTGATGGCCACGCTGGGCATCAGCTACTTCCTGGATGGCCTGGGCCAGATCACTTTCGGCAGCTCGGTGTATTCCATCAACGTCGGCATGCCCAAGGATCCGCTGATGATCCTGGACTCGGTCTTCGAGGGCGGATTGCTGATCAACCTGGAAGACCTTACCGCAGCGGTGATTGCCGCCCTGCTGGTGGCCGCGCTGGCGCTGTTCTTCCAGTACACCTCGACCGGCCGCGCCCTGCGCGCGGTCGCCGACGATCACCAGGCCGCGCAGTCCATCGGCATTCCGTTGAACCGCATCTGGGTGATCGTCTGGAGCGTGGCCGGGCTGGTCGCGCTGGTGGCCGGGATCATCTGGGGCTCGAAGTTCGGCGTGCAGTTCACGCTGTCCACCGCGGCGCTGCGGGCCCTGCCGGTGGTGATCCTGGGCGGCCTGACCTCGGTGCCGGGCGCCATCCTGGGCGGCCTGATCATCGGCGTGGGCGAAAAGCTGTCCGAGGTCTATTTGGGGTCGCTGGTGGGCGGCGGTATCGAAATCTGGTTCGCCTATGTGCTGGCGCTGGTGTTCCTGCTGTTCCGTCCGCAAGGGCTGTTCGGCGAGAAGATCATCGACCGTGTCTGAGCCCAAAGGCCCTCTAGGATAAAAACATGTTCTATCGCGAAAACGGCCAGTTCAAGACCAGCTATCGCGCTGACCAGCAGATCTTCCCGATCCGCCAGGACCGCATCTTCATCTGGCTGCTGCTGGCGGTGGCGTTCGTCGCCATCCCGGCCATGGCCAGCGACTACCTGCTGCGCGCCATCCTGATCCCGTTCCTGA
The sequence above is drawn from the Achromobacter xylosoxidans genome and encodes:
- a CDS encoding ABC transporter ATP-binding protein, giving the protein MSNNDRDQRIGDVMLDMQNISLSFGGVKALTDISFNVREHEIRAIIGPNGAGKSSMLNVINGVYTPQQGGIEFRGERFSRMNPRRAAEMGIARTFQNLALFKGMSVLDNIMTGRNLRMKCGLLAQAFRLGPAEREEIKHREFVENIVDFLEIQAYRKTPVGRLPYGLQKRVDLGRALAMEPRLLLLDEPMAGMNIEEKQDMSRFILDVNDEFGTTIVLIEHDMGVVMDISDRVVVLDYGKKIGDGKPDEVRANEDVIRAYLGVGGEAAVAKDAPAQEGAPSPNPPPKGEGESKPATLN
- a CDS encoding branched-chain amino acid ABC transporter permease, translating into MGFFLETLLGGLMSGMLYALIGLGFVLIFKASGVFNFAQGAMVLVAALSMARFSEWLPRWFGFDNMILANVLAFIVSAIVMFLLAVAIERFVLRHLVNQEATTLLMATLGISYFLDGLGQITFGSSVYSINVGMPKDPLMILDSVFEGGLLINLEDLTAAVIAALLVAALALFFQYTSTGRALRAVADDHQAAQSIGIPLNRIWVIVWSVAGLVALVAGIIWGSKFGVQFTLSTAALRALPVVILGGLTSVPGAILGGLIIGVGEKLSEVYLGSLVGGGIEIWFAYVLALVFLLFRPQGLFGEKIIDRV